The following are encoded together in the Plasmodium knowlesi strain H genome assembly, chromosome: 8 genome:
- a CDS encoding serine/threonine protein kinase, putative, whose translation MSYSDSRSPSNNSSSQDATSGKLQYTESDDEGSDEYCKGGYHPVKINEIYNNRYRIEGKLGWGHFSTVWVATDLKSKPLKFVAIKIQKGSESFGESAKCEINYLKTVKANSFDSSWVEIKEHQRERLFHYNMTKGVVSFIDSFEHKGPNGTHVCMVFEFMGPNLLSLIKHYDYKGIPLNLVRKIATHVLIGLQYLHDVCKIIHSDIKPENVLVSPLLNIPRPRDYSKDDDAQNGLNKKGEKKATEEERGSDHSDGSDHDEDGEDDQSSSPSEVKDKYEWDNVDFNKLTKQEKKKLKRKKKKFLKKERLKVEAEKKEEQAGNQVSVGNSFQNGNNNQQSNAETQDAKITVGNGTPNDNSHFKKEDNEHSNSAIQMNAEHVLKDEELKSENPNFPLSGIKSGTSIQATDSQEAPTCNSKCAPGGNDKNGERNNVKNELDLDSNNTSNCCNSAQKMSDANDPACTTNTHAENEQKENLLNKGDPKLNKKKTTNEPPYVKHRLRPSNSDPSLVTSYNNIHALQESLMRRPYHYNNYFLYNPEKYGDDRCSLFLHRLPSDYLKKSTLEDSDHDKDMENERNDEHDGDHQEKQRERSDASDGVKSIEFLGKDFNKIPIYCDMFNHLMHPEAMKIHDKCKEKKKGKYAKPCKDDTQENNKNGHKVVYIKTEEGDYRIRPYDPTVYYHEKACYKICDLGNSLWVDESRYAEIQTRQYRSPEVILKSGFNETADIWSFACMIFELVTGDFLFNPQKSDRYDKNEEHLSFMIEVLGSIPKYMIDTGFNSHKYFNKKTYKLKNIKNIKRYGLYKIFKYKYNIPEKEINPLCSFLLPMLSMDPQKRPSAYTMLQHPWLNMVELEEEEMQMKNRSYSFNSMSAQHNANYEDHPYSKENYHKENYNKENYNSANQHTDRSMNSSNKHNNAQTNFMGQQNDAPMGQFEEELCRSEDEEEEDEEEEEEYNDEDDEEGDESEEEVDDEEDDDEEEENYNSQPEYGFPYKNNHTHNGMESKATTLKYDNLYQKKKKLEEKLKYKQINEGSIPDSPVNTEDYMLHNENIPHITYNNANNKNFTKNALQYQNFQMKNFQKISSLGINDQVVNSEEDGDYQYYYDHPGKYKYDEGDEEEEISMEDVEDEDEQNDDEDGETDEATDDITDGVTDEEEEEEEHREDGYHPQNENPIKRHSNNHKRVDNSNYQNESDENNFCNEESEVYYEGGEEYSAHLTAKRQSKKIPFEEQAGQRDVLIPVKPRDFLKVPIPNEKAKLRDQLSTSSSPDLNDNAEKASTEIEQNSTSSKNFTSVVMSCNSISQNVDKFEKIDQEEKQLFQGNAPGTERDNESQMVHDKQDEEKTNKINCKVINKKPFCAFS comes from the coding sequence ATGAGTTACAGTGATTCCAGATCCCCATCAAACAACAGCAGTAGTCAAGATGCTACATCGGGGAAATTGCAATACACAGAAAGTGACGATGAAGGGAGTGACGAATATTGCAAGGGTGGATACCACCCTGTGAAAATTAACGAAATATATAACAACCGCTATAGAATAGAAGGGAAGTTAGGATGGGGCCATTTCTCAACCGTTTGGGTCGCTACAGACTTAAAAAGTAAACCACTAAAATTTGTTGCcataaaaattcaaaaagggTCCGAATCATTTGGAGAGTCAGCCAAATGTGAAatcaattatttaaaaacgGTTAAGGCAAATTCTTTTGACTCTTCCTGGgtagaaataaaagagcATCAAAGGGAAAGGCTCTTTCATTATAATATGACCAAGGGAGTTGTTTCCTTTATTGATAGTTTTGAGCATAAAGGACCAAATGGTACCCACGTCTGTATGGTGTTTGAATTTATGGGTCCCAATTTATTATCCCTCATTAAACATTATGATTATAAAGGGATCCCATTAAACTTAGTTCGAAAAATTGCTACACATGTCCTAATAGGGCTACAGTATTTACACGATGTTTGTAAAATTATACATAGTGATATAAAGCCGGAAAACGTTTTAGTATCTCCTTTGTTAAATATTCCCAGACCAAGGGACTACAGCAAGGATGATGATGCGCAAAATGGACTtaataaaaagggagagaagaaaGCAACAGAGGAAGAGAGGGGTAGTGACCATTCCGACGGTAGCGACCATGATGAAGACGGGGAGGATGACCAATCATCATCCCCCAGCGAGGTGAAAGATAAATACGAATGGGACAATGTAGATTTTAACAAATTAAccaaacaggaaaaaaaaaaattaaaaagaaagaaaaaaaaattcctaaaaaaggaacgatTAAAAGTGGAAGCGGAGAAGAAAGAGGAGCAAGCCGGTAATCAGGTGTCAGTAGGAAATTCattccaaaatggaaataataaCCAACAGAGCAACGCTGAAACGCAGGATGCGAAAATCACCGTGGGAAATGGAACACCAAACGATAACAGCCAttttaagaaggaagataatGAACATTCCAACAGCGCAATACAGATGAATGCTGAGCATGTGTTAAAGGATGAAGAACTGAAGAGCGAAAATCCAAACTTCCCCCTCAGTGGCATAAAAAGCGGTACCTCCATCCAGGCTACCGACTCACAGGAAGCACCAACATGTAATAGCAAGTGTGCACCCGGAggtaatgataaaaatggtgAACGAAATAATGTAAAGAACGAACTAGACCTTGACAGTAACAACACTAGCAACTGTTGCAATTCGGCCCAGAAGATGTCAGATGCAAATGACCCAGCCTGCACAACGAACACCCATGCAGAGAatgaacagaaagaaaatttactcAATAAGGGAGATCccaaattaaataaaaaaaaaacgactaATGAACCTCCATATGTTAAACATAGACTTAGACCTTCCAACTCGGATCCATCCCTCGTCACCAGTTACAACAACATACATGCCCTCCAGGAATCGTTAATGAGAAGGCCCTACcattataataattattttttgtataatCCGGAAAAGTACGGAGATGACAGGTGCTCCCTATTTTTGCATCGTTTGCCCAGTGACTACTTAAAGAAGAGCACGTTGGAGGATAGTGATCACGATAAGGACATGGAGAACGAGCGAAACGACGAACATGATGGAGATCACCAGGAAAAGCAAAGGGAAAGGAGCGATGCGAGTGATGGAGTAAAATCCATAGAATTCCTAGGAAAGGATTTTAACAAAATCCCCATCTACTGCGACATGTTCAATCACCTAATGCATCCAGAAGCTATGAAAATACACGACAAatgtaaagagaaaaaaaaaggaaagtatgCAAAACCATGTAAGGATGACACACAGGAGAATAACAAGAATGGCCATAAAGTTGTTTACATCAAAACAGAGGAAGGGGATTATCGTATTAGACCCTACGATCCAACTGTTTATTACCATGAAAAGGCATGTTACAAAATCTGCGATTTAGGAAACAGTCTCTGGGTTGATGAATCAAGGTATGCAGAAATACAAACCAGGCAATATAGATCGCCAGAGGTAATTCTAAAAAGTGGTTTTAATGAAACAGCAGATATTTGGTCCTTTGCATGTATGATATTCGAACTAGTAACTGGAGATTTCCTATTTAATCCGCAAAAATCAGATAGATacgataaaaatgaagaacactTAAGTTTTATGATCGAAGTGTTGGGGAGTATTCCAAAATATATGATAGACACAGGATTCAATTctcataaatattttaataagaAAACATATaaactgaaaaatataaaaaatattaagagGTATGGATTGTACAAAATATTTAAGTACAAGTATAACATaccagaaaaagaaattaatccCTTATGTAGCTTTTTACTTCCTATGCTTTCCATGGATCCTCAGAAGAGACCCTCGGCCTACACTATGCTCCAGCACCCCTGGCTCAATATGGTAGAACTGGAAGAAGAGGAGATGCAGATGAAAAATAGATCCTACTCTTTCAACAGCATGAGTGCCCAACACAATGCCAATTATGAGGATCACCCGTACAGTAAGGAAAATTATCACAAGGAAAATTATAACaaagaaaattataacaGCGCAAATCAACATACGGACAGAAGCATGAATTCGTCCAACAAGCACAACAACGCGCAGACGAATTTTATGGGACAACAGAACGATGCTCCAATGGGCCAATTCGAGGAAGAGTTATGCAGAAGcgaggatgaagaagaagaagatgaagaagaggaagaggaatacAATGATGAGGACGACGAAGAGGGAGACGAGTCGGAAGAGGAGGtcgatgatgaagaggatgacgacgaagaagaagaaaactacAATAGCCAACCTGAGTATGGTTTTCCctataaaaataatcacaCCCATAACGGAATGGAGAGCAAGGCAACCACACTCAAATACGACAATTtgtatcaaaaaaaaaaaaagttagaggaaaaattgaaatataaacaaataaacgaAGGCAGCATCCCTGATTCGCCCGTCAACACGGAGGATTATATGCTCCACAATGAAAACATACCCCACATTACGTACAATAATGCAAATAATAAAAACTTCACGAAAAATGCGCTACAATATCAAAATTtccaaatgaagaattttCAGAAAATTAGTAGTCTTGGAATCAACGATCAAGTGGTGAATTCAGAAGAGGATGGAGATTATCAGTACTACTATGATCACCCAGGGAAATACAAATACGACGAGggggatgaagaggaagagattTCTATGGAAGATGTGGAGGACGaagatgaacaaaatgatgatgaggatggcGAAACAGATGAAGCAACGGATGATATAACGGATGGCGTAacggatgaagaagaagaagaagaagaacaccGCGAAGACGGATATCATCCCCAGAATGAAAATCCAATCAAAAGGCACAGTAACAATCACAAGAGGGTTGACAATAGTAACTACCAAAATGAAAgcgatgaaaataatttctgcAATGAAGAAAGCGAAGTATATTATGAAGGGGGAGAGGAATACTCTGCGCACCTTACTGCAAAAAGACAATCAAAGAAAATTCCATTTGAAGAGCAGGCAGGGCAAAGAGATGTATTAATCCCCGTTAAACCAAGGGACTTCCTCAAAGTTCCTATCCCTAATGAGAAGGCAAAATTAAGAGATCAACTATCCACATCCAGTAGCCCCGATTTGAATGACAATGCAGAAAAGGCATCAACCGAAATAGAGCAGAATAGCACTTCATCCAAAAATTTCACCAGCGTCGTGATGAGTTGTAATAGTATCAGCCAAAATGTtgacaaatttgaaaagatcgatcaagaggaaaaacaactATTCCAAGGGAATGCACCGGGAACAGAGCGAGATAATGAAAGTCAAATGGTTCATGATAAGCAGGATGAGGAGAAGAccaataaaataaattgtaaAGTTATCAACAAAAAGCCATTTTGTGCCTTTTCCTAA
- a CDS encoding pre-mRNA-splicing factor PRP46, putative, which translates to MKNASLDAEEGTGDNGSGNDKEIESVSENEREINMLKKSLCLSKNMFVGNDILTPFNYSLLAYDTNINDRIAKVEEDEDKRIKDLKEISTLAIADGNATKSQEEMYKENELNSRKQNLRENVIKKLTSIKVNINIKELDEYSSVKKLYLKKMEKDDTQRGKERKKKKKKSSIISSIINDDTVTQDDIGHDLNYMNESTITNQMGELAKNNNEKNSILPFVDRGKNEVHSGPIIKKSDDSVLSSDALKNIKTLDIYKKIKKPKWHFPYKLYRVILGHSGWVNCVDVDISNEWFATGANDRLIKIWDLATCKLKLTLTGHINSIRDIKISKRNPYLFSCGEDNRVKCWDLEYNKVIRDYHGHLSGVYCLSLHPSLDILMSGGRDAVVRVWDIRTKSSVFVLSGHTGTIMSLCSQSVEPQVVSGSQDKMIRLWDLNNGKCRIALTHHKKSIRSLSIHPFEYSFCSCGTDNVKVWCGADAEFDRNITGFNSIINCSLIKQDSYFSDSSILILGSNNGQLHFYDWSSGYKYDTLSNKVVPGTVECENSTLAMAFDKSESRLITTHGDKSIKIWRENEDATPENFPIKWNPYESFKF; encoded by the exons atgaaaaatgcttCTCTAGACGCTGAAGAGGGAACAGGTGACAATGGCAGTGGTAATGACAAAGAAATTGAAAGTGTTAGCGAAAACGAAAGGGAAATAAACATGCTAAAAAAAAGCTTATGTTTGTCAAAGAACATGTTCGTGGGAAATGACATACTAACACCGTTTAATTATAGCCTCCTTGCATATGACACGAACATAAATGACAGAATTGCTAAGGTAGAGGAGGATGAGGATAAGAGAATAAAggatttaaaagaaatatccACCTTGGCAATTGCAGATGGAAACGCTACAAAGAGCCAAGAAGAAATGTACAAGGAAAATGAACTGAATTCAAGAAAACAAAACTTAAGAGAaaatgttataaaaaaattgacgtCCATAAAGGTGAATATAAACATTAAAGAATTGGATGAATATTCTTctgttaaaaaattatacttaaaaaaaatggaaaaggatgacacacaaaggggaaaggaaagaaagaaaaagaaaaagaaatcctCCATCATAAGTAGCATTATAAATGATGACACGGTTACGCAGGATGATATAGGACATGATTTAAATTACATGAATGAAAGCACCATAACTAATCAGATGGGTGAATTGgcgaaaaataataatgaaaagAATAGCATTTTACCCTTTGTGgataggggaaaaaacgaaGTACACAGTGGACCGATTATAAAAAAGTCGGATGATAGTGTACTAAGCAGTGACGcgctaaaaaatataaaaacgttggatatttataaaaaaataaaaaaacccAAGTGGCACTTTCCATACAAATTGTACAGAGTAATCCTGGGTCATTCAGGATGGGTAAACTGTGTCGACGTGGACATAAGCAACGAATGGTTTGCTACTGGTGCAAATGACAgattaattaaaatttggGATTTAGCAACgtgtaaattaaaattaaccTTAACTGGTCATATAAATAGTATACGCGATATAAAAATTTCGAAGAGAAATCCTTATCTATTCAGTTGTGGTGAAGATAACAGAGTAAAATGTTGGGATTTAGAATACAACAAAGTGATAAGAGATTATCATGGGCATCTGTCGGGTGTGTATTGCTTATCCTTACATCCATCGTTAGATATACTCATGAGTGGGGGTCGTGATGCTGTAGTGAGAGTTTGGGATATTAGAACAAAGAGCTCCGTTTTTGTATTATCAGGGCACACAGGAACTATTATGTCTCTGTGTTCGCAATCTGTTGAGCCACAGGTTGTTTCGGGATCTCAAGATAAAAtgataaggttgtgggatttaaatAATGGCAAGTGCAGAATAGCATTAACGcatcataaaaaaagtatacgGTCACTATCTATTCATCCTTTTGAATATAGTTTTTGTAGTTGTGGCACGGATAATGTTAAAGTGTGGTGTGGAGCGGATGCTGAATTTGATAGGAACATTACAGGCTTTAATTCTATAATTAATTGTAGTTTAATTAAGCAAGATTCCTATTTTAGTGACTCATCTATTTTAATCCTAGGAAGTAACAATGGTCAGCTACACTTTTACGATTGGTCCAGCGGTTATAAATATGATACGTTATCAAACAAAGTGGTTCCCGGGACTGTCGAGTGTGAGAATTCCACGCTAGCCATGGCCTTCGACAAAAGTGAAAGCCGCTTGATAACAACCCACGGGGATAAGTCCATTAAG ATTTggagagaaaatgaagatgcGACACCCGAAAATTTCCCCATCAAGTGGAACCCCTACGAAAGCTTCAAATTTTGA